In Lathyrus oleraceus cultivar Zhongwan6 chromosome 2, CAAS_Psat_ZW6_1.0, whole genome shotgun sequence, the DNA window ATAATatttcattttctctcaaatctccattttctcattttgcattttctGACCAAAACTTCCAAAGAACCACGAGCTAACTTGTTTGCTTTATCATTTACCATCACTCTTGAGCCTATTTGAAGCACCATTTCCCAACTGGAAGCATAGAACACAGACTGTTTTCAAAGAACTCTTCCATGGCAGGTGTTGTTTAAAGCTATCTTGAGCCTTTTTGGGTCGAAATCTTTTGGCCATTCATCAAAGCAAAGCTGAAGCTCCCACTGTTTCATCACAAAACGACCAAACAACATCCATTTCATCACTGTGCTTCCAAGTTGGTCAGTTTTCGATTCACTTGTTTTTCTAAACCATGCTATGCTTATTGTGGATCTTAATGTGCTGATTGTTTTGAGCTTTAAACCATGAAAAATGATCGAGTATTTCAAAAGTTATGGTGTCTTAAAGTTTGGCATGTGAATATGCTTATGCTTTGATCTTTCTTGTTAGTTTGTTTCCATGGAAATTAAGGTTAGATTTGGTTTGTGTTTAGTGAGATGAGTTGAATGGTATGCTTGCTGTTGATTTCTGGGCGAATTTGTTTTTCATGATTTGATGAAATTTTTATGTTTGATTTCATAACAtcttcatattaaatccaaaattcatgaaattttttccattGTGCTCTgcttgatgtctagtattttatcatgatttttgctgattttttggatggtcGAATCtttaatggtattagggttttgttcatgtgtcattattttgtaccctttgccaaatcctttgtgaaatagtcatgcattatccaattgatctgaaattttttgtacacaaactagacacactcatggtgattttggtgtagagtttgtgaatttatcttatctggtcattgagttatgaatttttgaattagggtgtgacaatttgtgtcacaccattgatgtgcaatttcatgattttatttaccatgcttcctgacctccaattgatctgattttttgcatgaacctactcttgtatgtctagtttatgtgtgaattttcttggaattaattgtggcatttcctaattgtttgagattttctatcctgtttgaccaaaatgttgacttgtgtgatacatgttgccatttcatttgtgaaattctcatactttattggatgaatttgaaattttacatgtgattagtagacatactaagctttgccatggtgttgatcccattcatttatcatttgttatcactgacttatgaatttttgaagttgatacatgtttggttgacttctttgagcatgcctaaaattgctttgactttctgattttcattgactatcttcccatgatccaaatgagctgaaattttatatgcatgtcatgttatggattgtgattgagcatgaattatttggtttttttttgaaatgtttatgtttggttttgagctaagtcttgctgttgacttctatgagctctcatttgccatgctttgacttcttttgcctatgaaatgatgatgatgcatgatatgaacttgagaccaattgggtttgcttcttaaatgtttgaatttgattttgattggatatcacttgctgttttggctttctcattcatttttgaccctaggcttgtcctagtggtcctgtggcttatgattgagttcatgttttcaggttgagaAGCAATTGCCTCAAAGAAACTTTTACAAGTTGATTGAGTTTatttgtttatcatgagctaacctcttggttttgtaggtggcttgactcatatgatttgagtcttgtgctttgcacatttgaCTGTCTGTTTTGATTGTTGGTTTCTACCTCCTTCTGATTTAAACTattgaattgtgtactgatctgtttgactatttcaggtaccattagttgcttagttctttgaacttgctttgctttgctttatagcaatttgcattgaggtataattccttattcttcatgtagtctggaagacctggcctgttacttggccaggcaactgtctgaagtcctccttaagaggcaatgcttgtgtatgtttatatttgtcccaagcaggaaaagtcatttaaataaggcaattggtagatcaaagagataagcaacctatctcctactattctgtgagtcttctccttgctcccattacatggttgtagcattgagatccaaacccaagatctattgagtcaataacatgtggagagagttcccactttctgaactcccacactttctgatattcaaatgctctccctgaccagggataagagcaatgaggcacacccctcatctcctttcatctgcttcaccttagccccctCAATGACAAGGTTAAGAGCTcctgtgaccctattccagttggcttcaatgcctaacccttttgtatgagcctccttgtttggttatagtgtgtgctgattgacttcattgattgcttgttgtttcatatgcacatgtttgcttgcatgctttatgcactcatcatcatttattgctcattaatgcataatcatttcatttgtctttgtgacttatcattgctgtttacccattgaggacaattgtaagaccattcattggccattgctcctatgatatggaagtgagtataagaccatcaccttggccactcatcttatctttgcctgTTGCATTTGTTGATTatatgtgaggatgcaattgtaagtccccgCAGGTgggcatttgctttcctatgatcacatgttgttttgtttgttgtatgtgaggatacaactgtaagtccctgcaagttggcatttgtattcctaggaccatactgtggaggttagagtaagcccagataaattggcatctgacatccatgttttgcttctgtttgtttatgagaggatgcaattgtaagcccctgtaagttggcatttgctttcctatgatcacatattgttttgtttgtttgtatgtgaggatacaattataagtccctgcaagttggcatttgtattcctaggatcatatgttggatattggtataagtccagacaaattggcatccggtatccaagtttctttttgttttaggagattagtgtaagtccattgagtggcttctgatatcccgttctgttttaggagattggtataagcccagtgattggcatccgatatccgcttttgttgactttcttggttgtttgttattatccattgcttattccaaaggacacacttgaatcatctcctatatgatttcaagaggtgaactttctaagaagttttactatccatcttcatccattcatccccattatgtcctaaaccttttcacacattactttcaaactcgacatagatattgtgcaaacatcttcatgttttttcaaactaaaaacctggaccccaagtccttgacctttttcaaactccatttcataatacttctttgaattaatcttaatcatactttgactccattttcaaaatcacaatcaattaacttcacccattcacttgttttggctttgtccattgttaatcttttcatgcattagccataggtttcaattatcattgtggttgatgtaaacctcaccttatctttagtgagtcgacagtaagacttccgtactgaaaacagggttaacccctctagtacgtcgaagctatcctcacatggtggatgttggttttgctcgagtgttctcccattgataatgaaaagcctcagtgctattgtttaaaattgaatccaccaactttttggaaatcttttagccgaactacggcgttttgatccttacctttgatggaaggtacgtaggcaacggattcatccgttcaaacccaataaaatgtacattcttttctcatcatcccaatcatgtttgcacaatacttatgtcataacaaataacaatcttttacaacaagtgtgaaaagggctccctaggagtacctaggacgtgatgggtgcctaacaccttcccattgcgtaatttaccccttacccagactctctgatctttttattagttttctacgtgtaaaacttcttaggcttttgttcgctttttagccagtcctttggataaataaaagtgcggtggcgactcgaaatttcatttgtatgctttgcttatggtttaatcgataaatcatatagcgacgaatacaccgctacacctaTTCCATAAATATCACTAGAATGGACATCCCATTCAACAAAGGAAGCTGGAACTTGGCCGAATTACTTTTTAGATATTGATGCAAGAATTCAACAAGCTGAGTGACATTGAAAGATAATtaaataaacaatatatatataacatgttttgatatattttaattttcatcTAACAATGTATTTAAGTGGTGACACATATTTTATTTGCAGTGAGTTGATATTAACGATATAAAATGTATACATTTTCGTACATTTTAATGTATATTTTAGTTTTCTAAATTTTTCTATCTTTTTGTGTTTTACATCAGGTTTTGTTTCTATAACAAGTTTTGTGTGAAGAGTACAAGGGGATCCAAAAACACATTAGCGGACACACCTAATTTTCTATAAAAATAAATTTCACAAGGATTTATTCGAAACTAAATTTTTGCACACACTCTAATTTTACTATACGAAATTGGGTGTATCCAGAAGTACATCTCCGGGATATCCTATAAGATAATATTAAATTTCTAAGGTCCATGTTGACCTAGTACTTGTATAAATATTGATGTCCTTCATATTGTTAATACAATCACACACAAAATGTCTCAATATTCATGTATCGCTTTTGTCTACTTCAACGGTGAGAAACCCCTTCTTGAATTTAGGTTCACATAGATCACCTATCTCTTCTATCTAAAATCCATACTAAAATTTTTGTATCTTGTCAATCAAAGAGTTCTGAAGCTCTATTATCATTCACTATTGATTGATAACTAAGAGAAGATACACTTCAACAAGTTAGAGCTGAAGGCACATGAAGATTTTAATGTTATGTTAAATACATATCGCGTTACGAAATAAAATGTATGATCGAGGTGGATGCGAAGACTGTGAGATCGATCAGAAATATTCTAAAAATGTTGACACGTCGTATTTGATCATGAAATGTATTGTTAGATTTACGTTAACAATTATCTATATAATGTAAAGCTTTTAATGTATGTCATAACAATGATTGGTGATAATTTCTATTACATTTTTTTGCATCGATTTTTGATTTTTTAAGAATAACACTTTTCAGAACGACactttcaattttttttttgtgattttggtgCGTTCAAAATTGTATTTTCGTATATGAGGGGTGTATGGACCTTCAAATAAAACATTATTAAATATAAATTTTAGAccttaaaaaaaatcaaattgaGTCATTTATCATATTCGAATATCcaaaatttatatttaaaatattaCTTTATTTAAAAGtattaaaatataattaatcgAACAAATTGATCAATTTTAATCAACAAATCAGTTAAATCAAATTCGACTAAACCGTATTAAAATTCAGTTGAAATCGGATCTAACAATTATATTCATGACTTAGACCGTTTTAACGTATTAAGCGCGAGCCCAACTCAAGCCAACCAAATCGACCTAATATTCAATTCTATTTTAAActatataaaatttaaaaatattcaCTTAATTTTTTAGATACATTAAAAATCTTTTTTATATCAAGCAAAAACATGAGAATAGACACGTTAAACATGTTTTTTCTGACCAACCAGCCAATAATATTAATTAAACGGTAGTCAAACAGAAAATAATGTAGTAGTTAGAAACTTAAACAAAAAATATCTTTCTAGTAAGTCAAAGAGAAATTTGAAGGATAATGACTAGGATCAAATTcagtttaaaaaataaataaatattattttaataaaaatgtACATTTTACTTAAAATTATAAAATACTATAAAATATTAAACTTATTTAAAAAATCTAAatatcaaaattaaaaaaaaagaaatagTAAGCACAAATCTCCTGAAAATGGAAAATTTTTTGGTACCCTTAAATTTCCCGACTCCTGGACAATTGAAGAGACAACAGTCATCTCTTCTTCTTTCCCCCTAAGACATTCCTTTTAATTCACGCCTCTTCTTACCTTACGCAAATATACATGAGAAAATaaatatacaaaaaaaaaaaaaatagataGCAACAGTATCAGTATCAGTATCAGTATCTGTCACATTGGACGCGACCCCAAAAAATAATCCATCAAAACAATGATCTCCGTTACTGACGCTCTCCAAACGATTCTTAACGCCGCTAAACGTCTTCCCCCAATTTCCGTTTCACTTCACGACGCCCTTGGCAAGGTCTTGGCACAAGAAGTTCGCGCTCCTGATCCTTTACCTCCTTACCCCGCTTCCACCAAGGTTTTTCAAAACCCTCACTTATTTCctctatttttatttatttctcacTCCACTAATAAAAATTAAACTCGGTTGGGCCTGGGCTTGGGCTTTTATTGTTGGAACAGGACGGTTATGCGGTTATAGCTGCAGACGGGCCTGGAGAATACCCGGTGATTGCTGAATCAAGAGCCGGCGACGATGCGTTTGGTGTTACCGTCGTTCCCGGAACTGTCGCTTATGTAACCACCGGAGGTGTTTTTAGTTTAGTTTTACTGTTCAATAATCTTCGCATTCAGTTTTAATTGATTGCGATCGTTGGAGTTTGGTAAGATAGGTTAAATATTATTTTGTGATTGTGATGTTTTGTGTGTTGGTTCAGGACCTATACCGGATGGTGCTGATGCGGTTGTTCAGGTTGAAGATACTGAAAAAGTCAACAATAGTTCAGATGAGGTTGAAAGGGTCAAGATTTTGGTGAAAACCATACAAGGCAATGATATACGCCCGGTGGTGTGTGTTTGTTTATTATCACTTCTATAGAGTAGTTTAACCATGTTCGTAATTTTGAGTTTACAAGTTATGAACCATGTATAAGGACACCAGATGCCACACCAATAACAATGGACTCAAATGTGTGTTTGTGTCGTGTGTGTATTATTACACCACACACCAACCAGTAATAATGTATTCACATGTGTTAGTGTCGTGTCCGTATTATCATGATTCCAGACTCAGACCTTCAATCACAAGTGTCGGGGGCTTCTTAGCTTATATAGGTATACTGTATAACCACATACTAGTACATTGTTTTGGAGGTTTTATAATGATATACTTGGCATGCACAAACTAAACCCTATATCCTAAACATTATTCACTAATATACAATTGACattttagggtttagggtttagggtcACATGTGTTATGTTTTAGGGTTTAGAGCTTAGGGATATTTACCATGTCCATAAGTTATATTATATAATCACGTGTGACAATATTAACGGAGGTTCATTCTTCATTAATGCAATGTTCTCTTTTGTTTGTATTATCATGTGGACATTTTGGTGTATTTGGTGATCTATAATTTTGCGGTTCATCGAAAAAGTATTCATTGACAGGGAGTTGATATTGAGAAAGATGAAGTGGTCTTAACATCGGGGGAAATATTAGGTGCTTCTGAGATTGGCTTGCTTGCTACAGTTGGTGTGACAACAGTAAAGGTATTTTGTTTCGAGAGTTCCTTGAATCTATAGACGATCTAGTTTCTTCCATGATGGAACCTGGGTTCTACTGCACAGAGGCACTTACGTGTGCTCTTTTATATTtatgtttgaaattttttgttgATGCAGGTGTATCCTACTCCAACTGTTGCTGTTCTTTCTACCGGCGATGAGCTTGTAGAGCCATCTATTGGGCATTTGGGTCGTGGTCAGGTATTGTTATGGAAGGCTAGCACATGTCTGACGAGTTCATTATATTTTTGTGAAGATGCCTAGCAGGAACAAAAATGTTATAGTTATTATGAATTTGGATATGAATTTCTTACTATGTACATATATGCATGTATTATTCAAAATTTGTTGTACAACATTTTACTTTTTTTACCATGTTACTCAACTAACCATTTGTTGGCTATATGTTTGAATTTTAGATGTTGTTTACAGGTTTTTGTTGGTAAATGTAATTAAAACGAACATAAGCTAATATATAGATCCTATGCAGATTAGGGACTCTAATCGTGCCATGCTTCTGGCAGCCGCGGTACAGCATCAATGCAAAGTTGTGGACCTTGGTATTGCTAAAGATGATGAAGATTGCCAAGGAAGGATCTTGGATAAGGCTTTTGCTTCTGGAATTAACATTCTCATAACTTCAGGAGGTGTTTCGATGGGAGACAAAGATTTTATTAGGCCTTTGCTTGAAAAGCGAGGAAAGGTTCATTTTGATAAGGTTATGCCACCATTTTATTTGATTCTTGTTGGTTATTCTTGCGTTCCTGTAATTGGTCTGGTGGTGCAAATTTTGCATGTTGTATTCATGCAGTTGTAGAAATAGTAAAATTTTATCTATTACTTTGGCGGGTGTGATTTTATAAATCATGTTATCTTAACTCAAGATTATCTCTCTTTCAGGTGTGTATTAAACCAGGCAAGCCATTTACTTTTGCAGAGATTGGTTCTCAATCAACAGAAAGTAAAATTCTAGCTTTTGGGCTACCGGGAAATCCCGTCAGCTCTTCAGTTTGCTTTCATCTTTTTGTGGTCCCTGCTATACGCCATCTCGCTGGTTGGACTAATCCTCATCATCTGAGGTCACATAAACTTCTAAAGGACACTTCTTGTTGAGATGTCATACTTGCTTTCTCTAGgatttcattcattcatttctGTGCAGGGTGCAAGCTCGGCTTCAACAGCCCATAAAGACAGATCAATTTAGACCAGAATATCATCGTGCCACTGTTATATGGACTCACAATGATGGAACAGGCAGCCCTGGGTAAGTTAATGATGAATTGCATTTTTGAGGTTTTAGTCAGAAGAATATATGTACAGATATTTTTTCTTTATGGCACGTGTTTTCTTGGGGGGTGTATTTACTTGTTTTCCAGAGGCGTAATTGCTATGACTATATTTGACTGGGTTTCATAGACGAACGAGTTTTATTTCTTGCCAATGAATTTCAGTTTTGTTGCCGAAAGCACTGGTCATCAGAGGAGTAGTCGACTACTTAGCATGAAGTCAGCTAATGCCTTGTTGGAGTTTCCAGCAACAGGCCGTGTTGTATCTGCTGGGACCCCAGTGGCAGCTATCGTAATTTCCAACCTAAAACCTGTGAGTTTTGGCAAGAATCATACATCATCAGACCCAACCTCTGCTTTGCCAGGAATTAAACCAGATAAAGTAACTACAGATTCTTCCGGGGGTGTTGACCTCAGAGTGGCTATTCTTACAGTAAGTGACACAGTTGCTGCAGGGGCTGGCCCAGATCGAAGGTATTGTTGACTTTCGTTTTATATTATTATCTGGGTTTGCGCAAACAAAGAAAGATGCACAGTGAGGAAGATCAGGACTAAGCATTTTTGTAACCCATTTGGATTTCATTGTTAAACAAGCATAGAtcaataatttatttttatagTTTGCAAACCAATTTTATGAGGAATATTTAAAAGCTAAAGTACTAGTTTTTGCACTTCCACATGAAGCAACTTCTCGGTGCTTCTAATTCACTGGACATCATTTTTTTAAGAAACAAACTGGTAAATTACATGATTTAAAAAAATGTTAATGAGCTATTAGCCATGTTCCACATATTTGTTCTTGTCTTACAAGGCTAGCCATGAGTTTTTGTTGTTACTTGTTAATTGGGTGCATCTAGTGTACTCCTTCAAATCAAAGAGAACTTTTCTGTGCTACTAGAGGAATGAAGCAACACAGCGTTTGTCCTTAATAAGGCTAGATCTGGTGTAGTCATAGTTGTTAAATCATCTTCTTCCCATTTGGATAAAGCTGAATGACATCTCTATACACCTCTTTTAATCATTATTTGAAAGAGGCCACAAAGTTGATGTCAAACTGAAGAGCAAACTTGATATTAGTCAATGCCAAAAGGGGCATTGGATGTACTGAGTGTTCTGCAACAGTCTCGAAGTTTGAGCTTTATAAGATAAGAATTTCTGTTTAGTTTCTTCTGCTTTAGGCACGGATCTATTTTCTTTAGAAATCAGCCAGCCTTATTAACGTGGTATCAGCTTAGGTTTCATATTATTGAATTTCCACTTATCTTATGTGTTACACTTGAGGTTTGTCAGTGTTTTATGCATGTAACAGGACTGTACTTTCCTCTTACATCTTGTTTATTCTTCATTTTCTCTCTTTTTTAAACTGCCTGTTTGCCCATTATTGCTTTGCAAGTTGCCCATTATTAAAGTCTTTTACCAAAATTTACACATATCTTCATGGAAGAAAGGGCAAATTTGatcacaacaacaacaaccaagtcTTATCCTACTAAGTGAGGTCGCTAATTTGATCGCAATAAGAAAAAAATGTTTCACTGAGTAAGTTGCTCTACACCCCAGAAACAGTCTCTTAGTCATCATAGGTTAGGtattctttcttttatttttctatttgGGCATGTTACTAGATTTCAAACTCGTAACCTTTTCTGCTGGAACTTTCGGTTTCAAGTTGATTCGTTAGGAAAAAAGTTCTGCTAGCAAGCCGTGGTCTTCATTTGTGAATTTTTGGCATTTATTAAAGTGCATTTATTACAGCATTTGATCTCTATAAAGCTAGATATGTATATGATATCTCATGTACTATACATCATTTGTATGCTATTGAAAAAGTTATATCATCTGGTGTTATCATAATTGACAAATCATTTTCCCAGTTGGATAAGGCTGAATGGCATCTAGATACACCTCTTTTAATCATTGTTTGAAAGAGGTCACAAAGTTGATGCCAAAGTAAAGAGCAAACTTTATATTAGTCAATGCCAAAAGGGGCATTGGATATACTGAGTGTTCTGCAACAATCTTGAAGTTGGAGTTTAGAAGATACAATTTCTGTTTAGTTTCTTCTGTTTTTGGTGTGGACTATTGACTTTAGAAATCAGCCTTGTCTACTTGGTATCATCAGCTTAGGCTTCATATTATTGAATTCCCACTTATCTTATGTATAACACTTGATGTTTATTGATGTTTCATTCATGTAATAATAGGACTGTACTTTcctttatattttatttattcttCATTTTCTCTGTTTCTTAAACTGCTTGTTTGCCCATTGTTGCTTTGCAAGTTGTTTTCAGGGGTGTCAAGTCTTTTACCAAAATTTACACATATTACCATAAAAGAAATAGTAAATTCAATcacaaaaagaaaaaatgttTTACTGAGCAAGTGGCTCTATCCCCCAGAAACAGTCTCTCAGTCATCCTGGGGTTAGGTATTTTTTCTTCTATTTGGGCATGTTACTAGATTTCAAAGTTGTAAGCCTTTTTGTTGGAAATCTTGGTTTCAAGTTGAGTTGATAGGGAAAAAATTATGCAAGCAAACTCTTAGAGGTCAAGGATGATGGCCTGTGGTCTTTATTGTGTGAATTTTCTGCATTTATTAAAGTGAAATTCCTCCTAAGGTTTCCCCAATCCAAAGTTAGTGGAAATGGAATGGAACGAAATAGACAGATTACTTGAAGTTTATTAGTATTTTTGCCTTCGGTGACATAATGATGCTAGTTATTTTGATTGGAGTTATCTGATTACATAATAATGTGTTTTTCAAAGTAAAAAATGGTCATGATGCTTGTTTGCCAACGTTTTAAAATCCTAACTGAATATCAAACTAGCAAGATCTCTATGTCATGGGTTTGATTAGTTCAACTAGTTATAATTTTGGTCAACCCATAGCTGAGCCAGACAATATACTGTAATATGGAGTAGTTGAACAAGATACTCAGATGGTTCATGTTTTGATTGGTTCAACCGGACAGTTCAAGCTTGTTTTTTAATAGTTGGTGTTAACACCAAAGTTTGCTGACTCCTTTACAATTTAATTTAACAGTGGTCCAAGGGCAGTTTCTGTTGTTAATTCTTCTTCAGAAAGGCTAGGAGGTGCCCAGGTTGTAGCAACTTCTGTTGTTCCAGATAATGTGGCAAAAATTCAGGACATTCTTAGAAGATGGAGCGATGATGAACACATGGATCTTATAATTACTCTAGGTACATTTCTATGTAACCTATCAGTTTTTCTAAAGAGTAAAACTTGTAGTCGTGTTGAGTTGACTTCCATTGTTTTTGTCTTTGCAAATCAAGGTGGGACTGGCTTTACCCCACGAGATGTAACACCGGAAGCAACAAAAGAGTTGATTGAAAAAGAAACACCTGGTCTTTTGTATGTAATGATGCAAGAGAGTTTAAAGGTATGAGCAGCTATGCTTATGTTAGTCACCTTAAAAATAATAGTTATATAGTTTTAGTATGGCGTGGTTTCTCGTATTCTTACTTTCAGAATTTTTCACATTTTTATTTACGAAATTAATGTTCAAAGAACTCTACT includes these proteins:
- the LOC127117944 gene encoding molybdopterin biosynthesis protein CNX1, with the protein product MISVTDALQTILNAAKRLPPISVSLHDALGKVLAQEVRAPDPLPPYPASTKDGYAVIAADGPGEYPVIAESRAGDDAFGVTVVPGTVAYVTTGGPIPDGADAVVQVEDTEKVNNSSDEVERVKILVKTIQGNDIRPVGVDIEKDEVVLTSGEILGASEIGLLATVGVTTVKVYPTPTVAVLSTGDELVEPSIGHLGRGQIRDSNRAMLLAAAVQHQCKVVDLGIAKDDEDCQGRILDKAFASGINILITSGGVSMGDKDFIRPLLEKRGKVHFDKVCIKPGKPFTFAEIGSQSTESKILAFGLPGNPVSSSVCFHLFVVPAIRHLAGWTNPHHLRVQARLQQPIKTDQFRPEYHRATVIWTHNDGTGSPGFVAESTGHQRSSRLLSMKSANALLEFPATGRVVSAGTPVAAIVISNLKPVSFGKNHTSSDPTSALPGIKPDKVTTDSSGGVDLRVAILTVSDTVAAGAGPDRSGPRAVSVVNSSSERLGGAQVVATSVVPDNVAKIQDILRRWSDDEHMDLIITLGGTGFTPRDVTPEATKELIEKETPGLLYVMMQESLKVTPSAMLSRSAAGIRGSTLIINMPGNPNAVAECMEALLPALKHGLKQLRGDKREKHPHHIPHAKAVPTDIWEQSYLSATDGGGSEVSCSCCK